Proteins from a single region of Pseudomonas sp. BSw22131:
- a CDS encoding GTPase/DUF3482 domain-containing protein translates to MTDSKTTQALRLAVVGHTNVGKTSLLRTLTRDGGFGDVSHRPSTTRHVEGARLSVDGEALLELYDTPGLEDAIALLDYLEQLDRPGERLDGPARLARFLEGSEARQRFEQEAKVLRQLLESDAGLYVIDAREPVLAKYRDELAVLASCGKPLLPVLNFVSSAQHREPAWREALARLGLHALVRFDSVAPPEDGEQRLYESLALLLETSRPQLERLIADQHLQRVARRHSAARLIAELLLDCAACRRSVATQSDQVQTAISDLRKAVRQREQRCVESLLTLYAFRPQDASASDLPLLDGRWGDDLFNPETLKLLGVRVGGGIAAGAAAGAGVDLLVGGITLGAAALVGAIAGGALQTARSYGGRLLGKIKGQRELTVDDAVLRLLALRQRQLLLALEARGHAAMDSIKLSAPQDKTWREGKLPDDLRKARAHPQWSSLNPHSKLNQAERQESIEALAASLNTA, encoded by the coding sequence ATGACTGACAGCAAAACCACTCAAGCGCTTCGGCTGGCCGTCGTGGGCCACACTAATGTCGGCAAAACGTCCCTGCTGCGCACACTGACCCGCGATGGCGGTTTCGGTGATGTGTCCCATCGACCCAGCACCACTCGGCACGTTGAAGGCGCCCGCCTGTCGGTGGACGGCGAAGCGCTGCTGGAGTTGTACGACACGCCAGGCTTGGAAGACGCCATTGCATTGCTTGATTATCTGGAGCAGCTCGATCGGCCGGGCGAAAGGCTCGACGGCCCTGCCCGGTTGGCGCGATTTCTGGAAGGCAGCGAGGCGCGTCAACGATTCGAGCAAGAGGCCAAGGTACTGCGCCAGTTGCTGGAGTCCGATGCCGGCCTGTACGTCATCGACGCCCGTGAGCCAGTGCTTGCCAAATACCGCGATGAACTGGCCGTGCTCGCCAGTTGCGGGAAACCTTTGCTGCCCGTCCTGAATTTCGTCAGCAGCGCGCAACACCGCGAGCCCGCCTGGCGCGAGGCACTTGCGCGACTGGGGTTGCACGCGCTGGTGCGTTTCGACAGCGTGGCGCCGCCCGAGGATGGCGAGCAAAGGCTGTATGAGAGTCTGGCGCTGCTGCTTGAAACATCACGTCCCCAGCTGGAAAGGCTCATCGCCGATCAACACCTCCAGCGCGTGGCGCGGCGGCATAGCGCTGCGCGGTTGATTGCCGAATTACTGCTCGATTGCGCGGCGTGTCGTCGCAGCGTCGCAACGCAATCCGATCAAGTGCAAACGGCCATTTCGGACCTGCGTAAGGCCGTGCGCCAACGTGAACAACGCTGCGTCGAGTCGCTGCTCACGCTCTACGCATTTCGCCCTCAGGACGCTTCGGCCAGTGACCTGCCACTGCTCGACGGACGCTGGGGTGATGATCTTTTCAACCCCGAAACCCTGAAATTGCTGGGCGTTCGGGTGGGTGGCGGAATCGCGGCAGGTGCAGCGGCAGGTGCTGGCGTGGACCTGCTGGTGGGCGGAATCACCTTGGGAGCTGCGGCGCTGGTGGGGGCGATTGCCGGCGGTGCGTTGCAGACTGCGCGCAGTTACGGCGGCCGACTACTGGGCAAGATCAAAGGTCAACGCGAACTGACGGTCGACGACGCAGTGCTGAGGCTGTTGGCATTGCGGCAGCGGCAACTGCTGTTAGCGCTGGAAGCCCGCGGACACGCGGCGATGGACAGCATCAAACTGAGCGCCCCGCAGGACAAAACGTGGCGCGAGGGCAAGCTCCCCGACGACTTGCGCAAAGCGCGCGCTCACCCGCAGTGGTCGTCGCTTAACCCGCATTCGAAGTTGAATCAGGCCGAGCGACAGGAGTCGATTGAAGCGCTGGCTGCAAGCCTCAATACCGCTTGA